DNA sequence from the Ramlibacter agri genome:
GGCGGCAGCCTGGTGGTGGCGCTGAACACCGACGCCTCCGCGAAGCGCCTGGGCAAGGGGCCGGACCGCCCGCTCAATGGCGAGCTCGATCGCGCCATCGTCATCGCCGCCCTGGAAGCCGTGAGCCTCGTGACCTTCTTCGATGAGGACACGCCGGTGCAGCTGCTGTCGGAGCTGAAGCCGCAGGTCTACGTGAAGGGCGGCGACTACGACATGCGCAAGCTCGCCGAGACCGCGCTGGTGGAAGGCTATGGCGGCCGCTCGCTGGCGATCCCCTTCGTCGAGGGTTATTCGACGACCGCCTTAGTCGGGCGCATCCGCGCTGGCCGCTGAGGCTGCCGGGGCCGCCGGCTCCTCCTGCTCCCACAGGCTGTCGTAGGCCGGCGAGCCGCGCAGCCCGGCCATCGACCAGAGCTGTGCCCGGTCCGGCGGCGGTGTCGCTTCGGCCTCGCCAAAGGCGGAATAGCCCAGGCCCAGCCGATCCCCCTGCACGTCCAGTCCCGCCAGTTCCACCAGCGTGGGGAACAGGTCGAAAGGCAGGATCTCCTGCCGGTTGGGCGGGGGCAGCTTGTCGGCCACGAACAGGTTGAAGATGCGCCGCTCGTCCTGCACCTTGGCCAGCTTCTCGTACACCGGGTTCGGCATGGCGAGGTGGTCGCCGAGCACGACGACGGCGGTGTCCCGCAGGTAGCCTCTGGCCTCCAGGTCCTTCACGAAAGCCGAGAGCTGGTCATCGGCACAGGCCACGACGCCCGCGAAATCGCGCGCGCCGCGCTTGCGGCAATAGGGGGAGGTGAAGCCGATCGGGTTGTGCGTCTCCATCGTCAGCAGGGTCAGGTTGAACGGCTTGCCGGCCGCATGCAGTTCTTCCACCCGCTTGCGCGCCCGCGCGTACAGCACGTTGTCCCACAAGCCCCATTCGTTGAAGTCCTTCGGACCGGCGCCGGCCTTTTCCCATTCCTCGCGGCCCCAGGTCTCGGTGTAGCCGTGGTCCTGCAGGAAGGCGCCCTTGCCGGCGAAGGACAGCGGGGCGCCGCCCATGAAGACGTTGCGGTAGCCGCGGGCCTGCAGCACGTCTCCCAGGCAGGTCGCTCCCGGCAGGAAGGACTTGCCGGCGCGCGAGCGGCGCACGTCCGCTTCCGTGTAGACCTTCAGCGGCACGCCGCACTGGGTGGCAACCATCGCGGCGATGGTCCAGCCGGCGCCCGCGGCCGGCTCATAGGAAGGGAAGCTGTAACCGCCCACGCGCTCGCTGGACGCCAGCAGGTCGCTGCCGAAGAGCGTCTTGTTGCCGTAGGTCTGCTCCAGGCTTTCCACATAGACCAGGATCAGGTTGCGGGGTTGCTCCTGTTTCAGCGACACGGCCCGCGGGTTCACATAGGACAGGGCGAAGTGGTCGGGTTCGAACTGTGCGCGCACGTATTCGAACACGGAGAACTGCGCCAACAGCAGCACCAGCGCGGTGGCGCCCGCCAGCGACGGCGCGAAGCGCACGGCGCGCTGTTTCCAGCCGGTGAAGTACTGCACGGCCGCGGTGTGCACCAGCGCCGCGATCAGCGCATAGGCCAGCGGAAAGACGAGCACGTCGAAGATGAACTCGAACAGGAACAGGCTGCCCATGTGGACGGCCGCGCCTTCGGTGTACTGCAGGTGCCAGAGGATCTGGTCGAGGCTGGTGTCGCCGAAGGAGCGGTGGATCCAGCCGGCCAGGCCGATGCCGGAGAAGGCCAGCTGGTAGGCGGCCAGGCGCAGCAGCACGGGACGCAGGGGGGCTCGCATGCCTGGGGGTATACCCGAGCCTGCTGAGCCAGCACTAGCTTGGGCGGATCAGCGGGCCTCTGCGCTGCGCGGACGGTGTCCCCTGTGCCGCAATTTTTTCACGGTCCGCCGCAGCCAGTGCTCGACATCGTCGATCAGCTCGAACACCACCGGCACCACCAGCAGGCTGAGGATGGTCGAGGTGAACAGGCCGCCGATCACCGCGATCGCCATCGGCGAGCGGAAGCTCGGGTCGGCCGCGCCCAGCCCGATGGCGATCGGCAGCATGCCGGCGCCCATCGCGATCGTGGTCATGATGATCGGCCGGGCCCGCTTGTGGCAGGCGTCCAGCAGCGCGTCGAAGCGGCTCATGCCCTGGTCGCGCCGCGCCACGATGGCGTACTCCACCAGCAGGATCGAGTTCTTGGTCGCGATCCCCATCAGCATGATCAGGCCGATCAGCGATGGCATCGA
Encoded proteins:
- a CDS encoding adenylyltransferase/cytidyltransferase family protein; the protein is MAALSGPVVFTNGVFDVLHRGHVSYLAQARALGGSLVVALNTDASAKRLGKGPDRPLNGELDRAIVIAALEAVSLVTFFDEDTPVQLLSELKPQVYVKGGDYDMRKLAETALVEGYGGRSLAIPFVEGYSTTALVGRIRAGR
- a CDS encoding sulfatase-like hydrolase/transferase, yielding MRAPLRPVLLRLAAYQLAFSGIGLAGWIHRSFGDTSLDQILWHLQYTEGAAVHMGSLFLFEFIFDVLVFPLAYALIAALVHTAAVQYFTGWKQRAVRFAPSLAGATALVLLLAQFSVFEYVRAQFEPDHFALSYVNPRAVSLKQEQPRNLILVYVESLEQTYGNKTLFGSDLLASSERVGGYSFPSYEPAAGAGWTIAAMVATQCGVPLKVYTEADVRRSRAGKSFLPGATCLGDVLQARGYRNVFMGGAPLSFAGKGAFLQDHGYTETWGREEWEKAGAGPKDFNEWGLWDNVLYARARKRVEELHAAGKPFNLTLLTMETHNPIGFTSPYCRKRGARDFAGVVACADDQLSAFVKDLEARGYLRDTAVVVLGDHLAMPNPVYEKLAKVQDERRIFNLFVADKLPPPNRQEILPFDLFPTLVELAGLDVQGDRLGLGYSAFGEAEATPPPDRAQLWSMAGLRGSPAYDSLWEQEEPAAPAASAASADAPD